One stretch of Thalassovita sp. DNA includes these proteins:
- a CDS encoding IS3 family transposase (programmed frameshift), with translation MVSKLRQVEVLMGQGMSRLDAIRQIDVVEQTYSRWRKKYGGMGLDQLKELKRLQKENERLRRAVSDLTLDKLILKEAAKGKLLSPARRRACIDHVRSQFKVSQRRACRVLGQHRSTQRHIPKGRADEDRLVADMIELARQFGRYGYRRIAALLREAGWSVSDGRVERLWRREGLKVPAKQPKKGRLWLNDGSCVRLRPEYRNHVWSYDFVHCRTDDGKVFRTLNIIDEHSRECLAIKVQRKLNSTDVINVLTDLFILRGAPAFIRSDNGPEFVAQAVRDWITAVGAKTAYIEPGSPWENGYCESFNGRMRDELLNGEVFYSLREAQILIEEWRKHYNTQRPHSALGYKPPAPETIIPMDQRTIMH, from the exons ATAGTTTCGAAGTTACGGCAAGTTGAGGTGTTGATGGGGCAAGGCATGTCCCGTCTGGATGCAATCAGACAGATCGATGTTGTTGAACAAACCTATTCCCGCTGGCGTAAGAAGTATGGCGGAATGGGTTTGGATCAATTGAAGGAGCTGAAGCGGCTTCAAAAGGAAAATGAACGGCTCAGAAGAGCTGTGTCTGATCTTACGTTGGACAAATTAATCCTGAAGGAAGCCGCAA AAGGGAAATTACTAAGCCCCGCTCGCCGTCGTGCATGTATTGATCACGTTCGAAGCCAGTTCAAAGTATCGCAACGCAGGGCCTGTCGGGTTCTCGGGCAGCATCGCTCCACACAAAGGCATATCCCGAAAGGCCGCGCCGATGAGGATCGTTTGGTTGCTGACATGATCGAATTGGCCAGACAGTTTGGCCGCTACGGCTATCGGCGGATCGCGGCTCTGCTCAGAGAGGCGGGTTGGTCCGTGAGCGATGGTCGTGTCGAACGGCTATGGCGACGAGAGGGGCTGAAGGTTCCAGCAAAACAACCGAAGAAGGGGCGGCTCTGGCTGAATGACGGATCATGTGTTCGGCTGAGGCCCGAGTATCGGAACCATGTCTGGAGCTATGACTTCGTGCATTGCCGGACAGATGATGGAAAAGTCTTCAGGACGCTGAACATCATTGATGAGCACAGCCGGGAATGTTTGGCGATTAAGGTGCAGCGCAAATTGAACTCGACAGATGTGATCAATGTTCTGACAGACCTGTTCATCCTGCGCGGCGCTCCGGCATTCATCCGGTCGGATAATGGCCCTGAGTTCGTTGCACAGGCTGTTCGGGACTGGATCACCGCCGTCGGCGCGAAGACCGCCTACATCGAGCCAGGGTCACCCTGGGAAAACGGATATTGCGAAAGCTTCAACGGGCGGATGCGGGATGAACTTCTCAACGGCGAGGTATTCTACAGCCTGCGCGAAGCGCAAATCCTGATCGAAGAGTGGAGGAAACACTACAACACACAAAGGCCCCACAGTGCATTGGGCTACAAACCACCAGCTCCTGAAACCATCATTCCGATGGATCAGAGGACGATCATGCACTAA
- a CDS encoding bacteriorhodopsin-like: MSNMLDPSDFVGVSFWIISAAMVAATFFFWVERDRAVGKWKTSLTVAAMVTGIAAIHYFYMRDVWAVTGTSPTVFRYVDWLLTVPLQIIEFYLILAAIAVVRAVLFWRLLVASLIMLIAGYLGEVNPEARLALWMLFIIGTLAWLYIIYEIFAGEASKINASEGTVASKRAFSALRIIVTFGWAIYPLGFIYGYAGGGNADALNLIYNLADFVNKIAFGVVIWAAATADNANDKAVA; the protein is encoded by the coding sequence ATGAGTAATATGCTCGACCCATCCGATTTTGTTGGGGTCTCGTTTTGGATCATCTCGGCCGCAATGGTCGCCGCAACCTTCTTCTTCTGGGTTGAACGCGACAGGGCGGTGGGCAAGTGGAAAACATCTCTAACTGTAGCGGCAATGGTTACAGGCATCGCCGCAATTCACTACTTTTACATGCGCGATGTTTGGGCGGTAACGGGCACAAGCCCAACCGTGTTTCGCTATGTTGATTGGCTCTTGACGGTGCCACTACAAATTATCGAGTTCTATCTCATATTGGCAGCGATTGCCGTGGTCAGAGCTGTCTTGTTCTGGCGACTTCTCGTCGCCTCCTTGATCATGCTTATTGCTGGCTATCTTGGTGAGGTTAACCCAGAGGCGCGACTTGCGCTGTGGATGCTGTTCATCATTGGCACGCTCGCTTGGCTGTATATCATCTACGAGATTTTCGCTGGCGAGGCGAGCAAAATTAACGCAAGCGAAGGCACGGTGGCGTCCAAACGCGCATTCAGCGCGCTTCGGATCATCGTCACCTTTGGTTGGGCAATCTATCCTCTCGGATTCATTTATGGCTACGCGGGGGGCGGCAACGCAGATGCGCTCAATTTGATCTACAACTTAGCTGATTTTGTTAACAAGATCGCCTTTGGTGTCGTGATTTGGGCGGCGGCAACAGCGGACAATGCCAACGATAAAGCCGTTGCATAG
- a CDS encoding polyprenyl synthetase family protein translates to MFEGMTHTAYLTKTVEQRMLSLTEVGGDSAAAAANYHLSAGGNRFRCKLALDAGQRLNLDFESNTAIAACCELLHNASLIHDDIQDRDRVRRGRESVWARFGTDVAICTGDLMVSAAYCALAEIRQPDVGYLIAASHRAVGNAISGQTKDRANSIVCTLSLDDYLETVSDKSGSLLCLPLELALTLGGRQDALKLASDAANAFACAYQICDDLDDWREDLAHKRLNIVGVLQANNVEPMRSSLEHATELALQSYRRAHELAAQLPLGSGDLISDYALKQRLALTARGSV, encoded by the coding sequence ATGTTTGAAGGAATGACGCACACAGCATACCTGACGAAGACGGTTGAGCAGCGGATGCTGAGCTTGACAGAAGTGGGCGGAGACAGCGCAGCCGCTGCGGCAAACTATCACCTTTCAGCGGGCGGAAATCGGTTTCGTTGTAAGTTGGCTCTTGACGCTGGTCAAAGGCTCAATTTGGATTTTGAATCAAACACCGCCATAGCAGCGTGCTGCGAACTGTTACACAATGCATCGCTCATCCACGACGATATTCAAGATAGAGACAGGGTAAGAAGAGGTAGAGAAAGTGTCTGGGCCCGTTTTGGGACAGACGTCGCAATATGTACCGGCGATTTGATGGTATCTGCAGCTTACTGCGCGCTCGCGGAGATTAGGCAACCAGACGTCGGGTATCTCATCGCTGCTTCGCACCGCGCGGTTGGGAACGCAATTTCCGGTCAAACAAAGGATCGCGCCAACTCTATAGTCTGCACCCTGAGTTTGGATGACTATCTCGAAACGGTCAGCGACAAATCTGGCTCGCTTCTTTGCCTACCCTTGGAACTAGCTTTGACGCTAGGTGGCCGGCAAGATGCTTTGAAACTGGCATCCGATGCGGCCAATGCCTTTGCGTGCGCATATCAAATCTGTGACGATCTTGATGACTGGCGAGAAGACCTCGCTCACAAAAGACTAAACATTGTTGGCGTACTTCAAGCAAACAACGTTGAACCCATGCGCTCGTCTCTGGAACACGCAACTGAGCTGGCTCTTCAAAGTTATAGGCGCGCTCATGAATTGGCTGCGCAACTCCCCCTGGGCTCTGGGGATCTTATCTCAGACTACGCGTTAAAACAGCGCTTGGCCCTTACTGCGAGGGGTTCAGTATGA
- the crtI gene encoding phytoene desaturase family protein — protein sequence MKTATVIGAGFGGIATALRLRAKGYDVTLIDRCERVGGRAQVFQRDGYRHDAGPTVLTAPFLFTELFELFHRQIEQYVEIVPLDLWYRFEFPDGTRFDYGGDVQDTLAEIARFSPKDQDGYLGLLEKSRQIYELGFEQLASRPFHSFASMAAQIPKMLSLGSYRTVWQLVAQYLTDWRLRRAFSVQPLLVGGNPYDTTSIYNLIHFLERKHGVHFAMGGTGALVDGLERLMREVGIKIRLNETVTKIHVACDEVTGVTTDNLNFLDTDVVVSNADPAHLYDKLLPKQHSKLSARLKSKYADKSMGLYVLFFGTEGKFPEVAHHTIWLGQQYKNLLNDIFHKKVLSQDISIYLHRPTATDESFAPSGHDSFYALVPVPNLEADIDWNVEGKAMRDRVVAALDRTILPGLSETIRSDFWMTPADFEQNYLSPAGAGFSISPHFTQSAWFRFHNRAEGPKNLFLVGAGTHPGAGLPGVLSSAKVVDSLVPSAGGFADSAQPLRVAE from the coding sequence ATGAAAACGGCGACTGTTATCGGAGCGGGCTTTGGAGGAATCGCCACTGCTCTTAGACTGAGAGCGAAGGGTTATGACGTGACACTGATTGATCGTTGCGAACGTGTTGGAGGTCGTGCGCAGGTTTTTCAACGCGATGGATATCGTCACGATGCAGGCCCAACAGTTTTGACGGCCCCCTTTTTGTTCACCGAGCTCTTTGAGCTCTTTCACCGTCAAATTGAACAATACGTCGAAATCGTACCGCTTGACCTTTGGTACCGATTTGAGTTTCCGGATGGCACTCGATTCGACTACGGAGGTGACGTTCAAGACACACTTGCGGAAATCGCGCGCTTTAGCCCGAAGGATCAAGATGGATACTTGGGGTTGCTCGAAAAATCTCGCCAAATTTACGAACTTGGATTTGAACAGCTGGCATCTCGTCCATTTCATTCCTTTGCTTCGATGGCGGCGCAAATCCCGAAAATGTTGAGTTTAGGCAGTTATCGAACCGTCTGGCAGCTTGTGGCCCAGTATTTGACAGACTGGCGTTTGCGTCGGGCTTTTTCGGTACAACCCCTGTTGGTTGGTGGAAATCCCTATGACACAACAAGCATCTATAATCTTATCCACTTCCTTGAGCGCAAGCATGGCGTTCATTTTGCAATGGGGGGAACTGGAGCACTTGTAGATGGACTTGAACGCCTGATGCGTGAAGTCGGGATCAAAATAAGATTGAACGAGACGGTGACCAAGATTCATGTCGCCTGTGATGAGGTTACGGGTGTCACCACTGATAATCTCAATTTTCTCGATACAGACGTGGTTGTGTCCAACGCTGATCCTGCACATCTTTATGACAAGCTGCTTCCCAAGCAACACAGCAAACTATCGGCGCGTCTAAAGTCGAAATATGCCGACAAATCTATGGGTCTATATGTACTCTTTTTCGGAACGGAGGGTAAATTTCCAGAGGTCGCACACCACACAATCTGGTTGGGCCAACAGTACAAAAACCTTCTAAACGACATCTTTCATAAAAAAGTCCTTTCGCAGGACATATCCATTTATCTTCATCGGCCCACTGCAACGGATGAGAGCTTCGCGCCTTCTGGCCATGACAGCTTCTATGCGCTGGTACCTGTGCCCAACCTTGAAGCCGATATTGATTGGAATGTCGAAGGCAAAGCGATGCGGGACCGCGTCGTAGCTGCCTTGGATCGGACCATTCTGCCTGGGCTAAGTGAAACCATACGTAGCGATTTCTGGATGACGCCGGCGGATTTTGAGCAAAATTATCTAAGCCCGGCTGGGGCAGGGTTTTCGATATCACCGCATTTCACTCAGTCGGCTTGGTTTCGGTTCCACAATAGGGCGGAAGGCCCGAAAAACCTGTTCCTAGTGGGCGCAGGAACGCATCCTGGCGCTGGTCTTCCAGGTGTTTTGAGTTCTGCAAAGGTGGTGGACAGTTTGGTCCCTAGTGCCGGTGGTTTCGCTGACTCAGCACAGCCCTTGAGGGTGGCAGAATGA
- a CDS encoding phytoene/squalene synthase family protein, with the protein MSGPPEFETTSMQAVDVLRRNGRSFHFAKFFLNKKQAIHAARLYAFCRFVDDLADDSPDPLQAHEDLESLKRLLERSHHDGFFSLDMQNLISETDMEACIAIELIDTVKNDLGPVELESQADLIRYAYGVAGTVGLMMCAILDVRDIRAHRFAIDLGIAMQLTNIARDVVEDAQMNRRYIPGAWLDHLSPTKLELPNSGEHRQIKAAIERILDLADTYYESAFDGFGYLPFRSRFAIFVAANAYRQIGVKLRGREFDVWDGRVVVSTAEKVTVTLKALVAFCVKRRLHQHGRYHNECLHQALSRTTKKRVSKAP; encoded by the coding sequence ATGAGTGGGCCTCCTGAATTTGAGACGACGTCAATGCAGGCGGTAGACGTTTTGCGCCGAAACGGGCGGTCATTCCATTTTGCCAAATTCTTCTTAAACAAGAAACAGGCCATTCATGCCGCTCGGCTATACGCTTTCTGCCGATTTGTTGACGATCTTGCAGACGACAGCCCAGACCCTTTACAAGCTCACGAAGATCTGGAGAGCCTTAAACGCCTGCTTGAGCGTTCACACCACGACGGTTTTTTTTCACTCGACATGCAAAATCTAATTTCTGAGACTGATATGGAGGCGTGTATTGCAATTGAGCTCATCGATACGGTCAAAAATGACCTGGGTCCAGTAGAGCTTGAGAGTCAAGCTGACTTGATCCGATACGCTTACGGCGTTGCTGGTACAGTTGGGTTGATGATGTGTGCAATTTTGGATGTACGTGACATCAGAGCTCATCGCTTTGCCATAGATCTAGGCATTGCAATGCAGCTGACAAACATAGCGCGTGACGTTGTCGAAGACGCGCAAATGAACCGAAGATACATACCTGGTGCTTGGCTAGATCATCTATCGCCTACCAAGCTGGAGTTGCCAAATTCTGGAGAGCATCGACAAATTAAAGCGGCTATTGAGCGTATTTTGGACCTTGCAGATACCTACTATGAAAGTGCTTTTGATGGTTTTGGATACCTGCCGTTTCGGTCACGGTTTGCTATTTTTGTAGCCGCGAATGCCTACAGGCAGATTGGGGTGAAACTTCGAGGAAGAGAGTTCGACGTTTGGGACGGTCGTGTCGTTGTATCAACGGCTGAGAAGGTTACGGTCACCCTCAAAGCGCTTGTCGCATTCTGTGTTAAAAGGCGGCTACATCAACACGGGCGTTATCACAACGAGTGCCTACATCAAGCACTCAGCAGAACAACAAAAAAACGTGTCTCAAAAGCACCATGA
- a CDS encoding lycopene cyclase family protein: protein MDIAILGGGCAGLSLGRELAFADYQGEVIVIEPRSQYLNDRTWGFWHTRDHDLRHLVVKSWPNWSLSTPSSKVTLAGDHFLYQMIPADLFYAEAIRSINTHPQYCLMTDTEAQEIKMLNEGVFVKTTRETVFAQQVFDTRPRPAATDKALIWQIFSGAEIETDTNVFETHKASLMGNMSSTKTGMQFTYCLPLTPRRALIQNTWFMRERQPADCLDAPFYEYLDKELGCGIQILRTERGALPMGQFPQAQQDHPRIIRAGQAAGALRASSGYGFLRIQEWAQKTAQMLAAGSPASATRYDGYFDAAMDRVFLDAFKTHTKDSPEWFLSLARALTGDEFASFMSGHTSPLLWSKVIKSLPKGPFLSAALKNMARGLAPFSTTKVAKR, encoded by the coding sequence GTGGATATCGCAATCCTTGGTGGGGGGTGTGCCGGTTTGTCGCTCGGCCGAGAGTTAGCATTTGCAGACTATCAAGGTGAGGTTATCGTCATCGAGCCGCGATCTCAGTATTTGAATGACCGTACTTGGGGTTTTTGGCACACGCGTGATCATGATTTGCGCCACCTTGTTGTTAAGTCTTGGCCAAATTGGTCTCTATCGACGCCATCTTCTAAAGTTACGCTCGCTGGGGACCACTTTTTATATCAAATGATTCCCGCGGATCTTTTTTATGCAGAGGCGATTAGGTCAATCAACACCCACCCTCAATATTGCCTGATGACGGATACGGAAGCGCAAGAAATCAAAATGCTCAATGAGGGAGTTTTTGTGAAAACAACTCGAGAAACTGTTTTTGCACAACAAGTCTTCGATACAAGGCCGCGACCAGCAGCCACAGATAAGGCGCTGATTTGGCAAATTTTCTCCGGCGCAGAAATCGAAACGGACACAAATGTCTTTGAGACCCACAAAGCTAGTTTGATGGGCAACATGTCTTCTACCAAAACGGGTATGCAGTTTACATATTGTCTCCCACTTACGCCCCGCCGTGCCCTCATTCAAAACACATGGTTCATGCGAGAGAGACAGCCAGCAGATTGCTTAGATGCTCCGTTTTATGAGTATTTGGATAAGGAGCTGGGGTGCGGCATTCAAATTCTGCGAACCGAACGGGGCGCCTTGCCAATGGGGCAGTTCCCGCAAGCACAGCAAGATCATCCCAGAATTATTCGCGCAGGGCAGGCCGCGGGCGCGCTTCGCGCATCATCTGGCTATGGATTTTTGAGAATTCAGGAATGGGCTCAAAAAACTGCTCAAATGCTAGCAGCCGGATCCCCAGCTTCTGCAACACGGTATGACGGATACTTTGATGCTGCGATGGACCGAGTGTTCTTGGATGCCTTCAAAACGCACACAAAAGATTCACCTGAGTGGTTTCTTTCGTTGGCTCGTGCTTTGACTGGCGATGAGTTTGCTTCGTTTATGTCAGGCCATACAAGCCCATTGTTGTGGTCTAAAGTCATCAAGTCTTTGCCAAAGGGCCCGTTTTTGAGCGCGGCATTGAAAAACATGGCTCGCGGTCTTGCTCCATTTTCAACGACAAAAGTTGCGAAACGATGA
- a CDS encoding Brp/Blh family beta-carotene 15,15'-dioxygenase, with product MTFSEWYLFRVLSVCALVAIVVAPPLSSSAQVSALVTLVFILGVPHGAFDPFIAKQRRVWSTFAGLIAFSLIYFLAALFVAIFWYFAPVICLVLFLIISAWHFGADWTLHPLARLFMGIFVIGLPSVFHGKDVAEVFSVLSGDQTSWIVQLLSFASLMSAGLILSLLLIKGRPVLSDKAFDVALLVASSAVFSPIVFFILYFCALHSPMHIRQTLSSLQERERRQALKFALVFSILTIILAAAAFIGVRLSSSADEAALRIVFVGLAALTVPHLILIDGYHLPQTGGRN from the coding sequence ATGACATTTAGCGAATGGTATTTGTTTCGTGTTCTGTCAGTATGCGCTTTGGTCGCCATTGTGGTGGCGCCACCGCTTTCAAGTTCGGCACAAGTAAGCGCACTTGTCACGTTGGTTTTTATACTTGGCGTCCCACATGGAGCTTTTGACCCCTTTATCGCCAAGCAACGTCGGGTTTGGTCAACATTTGCCGGGTTGATTGCATTCAGCTTGATCTATTTTCTGGCTGCCTTATTTGTGGCCATTTTTTGGTACTTTGCGCCGGTCATCTGTCTCGTACTGTTTCTTATTATTTCTGCTTGGCACTTTGGGGCCGACTGGACGCTACATCCGTTGGCCAGACTGTTCATGGGGATTTTTGTGATTGGTTTGCCTTCAGTTTTTCATGGGAAAGACGTAGCGGAGGTGTTTTCTGTGTTGTCAGGTGATCAGACATCGTGGATCGTACAATTACTCTCCTTTGCATCTTTGATGTCTGCAGGTTTGATCCTGTCGCTTTTGTTGATCAAGGGCAGGCCCGTTTTGAGTGACAAAGCTTTTGATGTCGCACTATTGGTGGCTTCCTCAGCAGTATTCTCGCCTATTGTCTTCTTTATTTTGTATTTTTGCGCATTGCATAGTCCAATGCATATTAGACAAACGCTATCGTCTCTACAGGAGAGAGAAAGGCGACAAGCGCTCAAATTCGCGCTCGTCTTCTCGATCCTGACTATAATTTTGGCTGCCGCTGCATTCATTGGAGTGCGTTTGTCCAGTTCCGCAGATGAGGCAGCACTTCGAATTGTGTT